From the Exiguobacterium marinum DSM 16307 genome, the window GAAGGCGATGACACCGATTCGACCGATGAACATGAGAACCGTCAGCACCCATTTTCCAACGTTACTAAATTCAGAAGATAAACCGACAGACAGTCCTGTCGTTCCGAACGCCGAACATGCCTCGAATAAGATTCGTGTCAATGAGGCATCTTCAAAGTAAGCCATGACCATGACCCCAGACAATAGGACGGCGAGCGAAACGGTAATGATGACGAACGCTTTCCAAATGTCTTCAAGAACGATCTCACGACCGAAAATTTTAATTGACGAGTCTCCACGAATAAACGCGACGACCCCGAGAACAGCCACGGCAAACGTTGTTGTTCGAATCCCGCCACCGACAGACGATGGTGAGGCTCCGATGAACATAAGAATCGACAATAACAGCATGCTCGCTTCCGAGAACAAGTTGACGTCGACTGTCGATAATCCACCGTTACGTGTCGTCACGGACTGGAACAACGAATCTGAGAACGCAAGCCATAACGGCAAATCTTTGAAGGCATTGTTGTACTCGAAGAAGAACAATCCGACCGTCCCGACGGCAATCAAGATAAAGAATGTCGTGACCGTCAATTTGGTGAACAATGAGAACCGACTCGGGAACGTATGACGCTTCCGTGTGATTCGGCTCACCAAGTATGTCCGAATCTCAACGAGTACCGGGAATCCGATGGCACCACCTGTCATAAGCGCAATTTGCGTGAAGATGACAAACGGGTCTTCACGGAACGGCGCGAGCGAACTCCCGGTAATATCAAATCCGGCGTTCGTCGTCGCACTGACGGATCCGAATAAGCCTTGTAAGAAGGCTTCTCCGGCGGTATCAAAATAATTTAAGTAATGGACCCCGAGTAAGACGGCACCGACCGCCTCAATGGCAATAACGGTGATGACGATTTCTGTGATGTATTTGACAATACCAGACATCGATGTCTGGTTTTGGTCACGTAAAATCAGTTGTCGCTCCCGGAACCCGATCCGCTTCCCAAGCAAAATCCACATGATGACGTGCAGACTGATCAACCCGACACCACTCACCTGGACGATGAATAAAATAATAAATAAGCCGAACGTGGAGAAGGTATCGGTGACCACGATTGGCGTTAGCCCAGTGACACTGACACAACTCACCGCAAAGAAGACAAGATCAGTAAACGTGATCGTCACACCGGGTTTATGGGCAATCGGTAAGGCGAGGAGCAAAACTGATAAAATCGCTGCCGCACTATAAATTAACACGAGTGTTTGAACCGGTGTTAAATTTCGAAAGAACAATTGTAAGTTCCGTTTCATGAATTTCTGTTGCATCTCGCCCCTCCCCTCCATCAAAAACAAGATGACTCTTAAGAGTCACCTTTTGTTTGTTGTAGACGTTCAAGA encodes:
- a CDS encoding TrkH family potassium uptake protein, with the protein product MQQKFMKRNLQLFFRNLTPVQTLVLIYSAAAILSVLLLALPIAHKPGVTITFTDLVFFAVSCVSVTGLTPIVVTDTFSTFGLFIILFIVQVSGVGLISLHVIMWILLGKRIGFRERQLILRDQNQTSMSGIVKYITEIVITVIAIEAVGAVLLGVHYLNYFDTAGEAFLQGLFGSVSATTNAGFDITGSSLAPFREDPFVIFTQIALMTGGAIGFPVLVEIRTYLVSRITRKRHTFPSRFSLFTKLTVTTFFILIAVGTVGLFFFEYNNAFKDLPLWLAFSDSLFQSVTTRNGGLSTVDVNLFSEASMLLLSILMFIGASPSSVGGGIRTTTFAVAVLGVVAFIRGDSSIKIFGREIVLEDIWKAFVIITVSLAVLLSGVMVMAYFEDASLTRILFEACSAFGTTGLSVGLSSEFSNVGKWVLTVLMFIGRIGVIAFILILQRRQPKRMYNYPKESIILG